The region TGCAGAGGGGAAAGCAAATATAAACTGGAGAGgcttggctctgtttctctgacGTGGCTTGCCGCAAAGGCACAGGTAAGCTTTACATGGCTATAAAGTCGTGTATAGGCAATAGTGAAAGAATTTGTTTTCAGTAATCAAAATAAAGCTATCAGTTCTCAACTTCCATCTCCCAATTTGAAATTAAGTATTATAACTTACTTTGGTAAAATCTGggattttctttaatgttaattatttatgTTACATGATATTAACAGGTTATAATGTTAGTTGGCATAGTTAAAATAAGCATATGGCTTCCAAGGCTGACTGTATGGGAGCCTTGGTCATAGAGGGGCCTGCGTTTCTTCTGTAGGAAATGTCTGACAGCAGAACTTTGGCTGTTGGGGTCAGCAGCATAGGAGATGAGTCAGGCTGGGAAGCTTTGAGGAGGCAGGgcccttctctgttttttttttttttttttttttttttgagacagagtcttgctttgttgcctaggctagagtgagtgccgtggcgtcagcctagctcacagcaacctcaaactcctgggctcaagcgatccttctgtctcagcctcccaagtagctgggactacaggcatgagccaccatgcctggctaattttttctatatatattagttggccaattagtttctttctatttatagtagagacagggtctcgctcttgctcaggctggtttcgaactcccgacctcgagcaatccgcccgccttggcctcccagagagctaggattacaggcgtgagccactgcgcccggcccttctctgttttttattttattaatatttgtagacCCTCAGTGAGTATCTCAGagagcaatcaggaaagagatACTCCTATAATAACTCCTAATAACATCAGTTGTCTTCTCGTGGGTTTTCGCTGGAAGTGGGAAACCTGTTTaaaccagtttatttttttttttttttttttttttttttttttttctttttccgcTGTGTCGCTCGCGGTTAAAAGGGCCGCCCGCGGAGGAGGCAGGCGGCCCCAGTTATGCGCGAGCCCGTGCTCTGGCGCTGCAGCCTGACCCCCTAAACCAGTTTAAAGGGGAGAAAAATATATAGTGTCCGATAAAGTTGCTGCCTGGACTCCTGGGTCCTGCTGGGAGTATCAGGTACAAGCCTAGTGTCTCCTTCCTAATCACTCGGGTACTTTGGCTTTTGGCAAGAGGAAGCTCAGGGGACCAGAGCCACTAGGGAACCCAGCAGTCATGGCTTTAGCCTTCCTGCCACAAGGAAGGAAGCATTTTAGTATCCCTCTGCTGATAAGCAGCAACCATGAAGGCCAAGGGCTGAGGCTGGTAATGAGATGTGCTGTCTGTTGGCCAGTGTGTCCCTGGACTTGGTAAAGGGTAGTGGATCTGAGAGTTCCTTCAGGCAGACCACCTGTGGATGCCACCTTTCTTGCACTGGGGACAGGAGTAGGTTTTTTCCAAAGGTAAGAGGAAccacattagccaggcatggtgtcatgtgcctgtagtcccagctactcgggaggctaaggcaggaggatcccttgagcccaggagtttgaggttgctgtcagctaggctgatgccgccacggcactctagcccgggcaacagagtgagactctgtctcaaaaaaaaaaaaaaaagaggagccATAGATGGGCCTGGGCAAGGACAAGTCTTATTTCCTTTTGTCAGCTGATGGTAGAAGTTTCTATGGCAGCATTCCCTTGGAGCTCTGAGTATTGCCAGTTATGTCCCTGTGGAAAAGGACTTATATACTGAAAGAAGTCTGGGAGGTAGAATAAGGGGATGAGCTCCTTAGGACTGTTTCTGTGCCTGGGCTCTCCAAGGGCAGAAGAGAGCTCTATATAGTTCTCATACTTGGTTAACTATGGAATCTCTCTTTTAGAGAGAACAGAGCTCCTTGGGATTCCTTTGATAAACACTTTGTAGAATAGTTGATTCTAGTTCCCTTACCCTAGACGACCACAGTTTCTCTTGAGGTTTGCGAAGCAGGGTTAATTAAGGCATtagaaggctgggcgcggtggctcatgcctgtaatcctagctctctgggaggctgaggcaggtggatcatttgagttctggagttcgaaaccaacctgagcaagagcgataccctgtctctactataaaaatagaaagaaattaattggccaactaatatatatagaaaaaattagccgggcatggtggcgcatgcctgtagtcccagctacttgggaggctgaggcagaaggattgcttgagcccaggagtttgaggtttctgtgagcaaggctgatgccatggcactcactctagcctgggcaacaaagtgagactctgtctcacacacaaaaaagacattAGATACAGCTAGCTTTATTTGTACACACAGCTATGCCCCCTACATTTGAATGTAATGTGATGATTATAAAGTGAGTCCTTTGGGGCATTGAGCCCTTCCTTGTACCCAGACCTGCATGCTTCACCACTTCTGGACAGAAAAGACACTCCAGATCAGGCATATGACCTGAACAATGTCAGGGTGTtggcagagggcagggggagaAGTCTGAGGCGAAACTAGAGAGAAATGCTGAGATGAGGAACTGTGACTTGATTCTTTAGGTAGAGTGGATGAATAGGTGGCAGAGTGTGTCACTGTTATAAAAATCCACAATGTTCTTGAGCTCTGTGGCAACAGTTCTCTGGATTGAGATGTGTTTGAATCCTAGTACCACTGTCTCCCAACGTGTGGCCTTGGGTAAATTATTTGCCTCCCAATCTATCCCATCTTGCAGCCCCAGTCTTTTGTGACAGATAAATGAGGTCAGTTGTACCTTTCTAGGGGAGAGGAATTGGCTTCCCCAACAGGAATTCCTCAAGCCTATCACACAATTCAGGCTGAGCCAGTGGTTAACTGTTGTGATCATTCTCAGGTTATGCAGTGACAATAGCAATTGTAATTCATGCTTGTGTCTCCTCTAGGTATCAGCGGCAGGAAAGGAGGCTTTGCCATCTTGGCTGCACTGGGACCCGCAGAGCCACACCCTGGAGGGCCTCCCCCTCGATACTGATAAGGGTGTGCATTACATCTCAGTGAGTGCTGCACGGCTAGGGGCCAATGGGAGCCATGTCTCCCAGACCTCTAGTGTGTTCTCCATTGAGGTTTACCCTGAAGACCACAGTGAGCCACAGTCTGTGCGGGCGGCCTCGCCAGACCCTGCTGAGCTGGTGTCATCTGCCTGTGCTGCTGACGAGCCTGTGACTGTCTTGACAGTGATTCTGGATGCCGACCTCACCAAGATGACCCCAAAGCAAAGGATCGAGCTTCTACACAGAATGCGGAGCTTCTCAGAAGTGGAACTTCACAACATGAAGTTGGTGCCTGTGGTGAATAATAGACTGTTTGACATGTCAGCCTTCATGGCTGGCCCAGGAAATGCAAAAAAGGTGGTAGAGAATGGGGCCTTGCTCTCCTGGAAGCTGGGATGCTCCCTGAACCAGAATAGTGTGCCTGATATTCATGGTGTGGAGGCCCCTGCCAGGGAGGGCACTATGTCTGCCCAGCTTGGCTACCCTGTGGTGGGTTGGCACATTGCCAATAAGAAACCCCCTCTCCCTAAACGCATCCGGAGGCAGATCCATGCCACACCCACACCTGTCACTGCCATTGGGCCCCCAACCACAGCCATCCAGGAGCCACCATCCAGGATTGTGCCCACCCCAACATCTCCAGCCATTGCTCCTCCAACAGAGACTGTGGCTCCTCCAGTCAGGGATCCTGTTCCTGGCAAGCCCACAGTCACCATTCGGACTCGCGCCATTGTTCAGACCCCAACCCTAAGCATCATCCAGCCCACTCGTGTGTCAGAAGCTGGCACCACAATTCCTGGCCAGATTCGCCCAACGATGACCATTCCTGGGTATGTGGAGCCCACTGCAGTTGCTACCCCTCCCACAACTACCACCAAGAAGCCACGAGTATCCACGCCAAAACCAGCAATGCCTTCAACTGACTCCTCAACCACCACGACTCGCAGGCCGACCAAGAAACCTCGGACGCCCCGACCAGTGCCCCGGGTCACCACCAAAGCTCCCATCACCAGATTAGAAACTGCCTCCCCACCTACTCGCATCCGTACCACCACCAGTGGAGTGCCCCGAGGGGGAGAACCCAACCAGCGCCCAGAGCTCAAGAACCACATTGACAGGGTAGATGCCTGGGTTGGCACTTACTTTGAGGTGAAGATCCCATCAGACACTTTCTATGACAATGAGGACACCACCACTGACAAACTAAAGCTGACCCTGAAGCTGCGGGAGCAGCAGCTGGTAGGCGAGAAGTCCTGGGTACAGTTCAACAGCAACAGCCAGCTCATGTATGGCCTGCCCGACAGCAGCCACGTAGGCAAACATGAGTATTTCATGCATGCCACAGATAAGGGGGGCCTGTCAGCTGTGGATGCCTTCGAGATCCATGTCCATAGGCGCCCTCAAGGGGATAAAGCTCCTGCACGGTTCAAGGCCAAATTTGTGGGTGACCCAGGACCAGTGGTCAGTGACATCCACAAGAAGATTGCTTTGGTGAAGAAGCTGGCCTTCGCCTTTGGAGACCGAAATTGCAGCACCATCACCCTGCAGAATATCACCCGGGGCTCCATTGTGGTGGAATGGACCAATAACACATTGCCCCTGGAGCCCTGCCCCAAGGAGCAGATCATGGGGTTGTGCCGGCGGATTGCTGAAGATGATGGGAAACCTCGGCCTACCTTCTCCAATGCCCTGGAGCCTGACTTTAAGGCCATGAGCATCTCTGTGATGGGCTCTGGCAGTTGTCGGCACCTACAGTTTATCCCTGTGGCACCACCCAGGAGGGTGCCCTCAGAGGCGCCGCCCACAGAGGTGCCAGACAGGGACCCTGAGAAGAGCAGTGAGGATGACGTCTACCTACACACAGTCATTCCAGCCGTGGTGGTTGCAGCCATCCTGCTCATTGCCGGCATCATTGCCATGATCTGCTATCGCAAGAAGCGGAAGGGAAAGCTTACCCTTGAGGACCAGGCCACCTTCATCAAGAAGGGGGTGCCTATCATCTTTGCGGATGAACTGGATGACTCCAagcccccaccctcctccagcaTGCCACTCATTCTGCAGGAGGAGAAGGCTCCCTTGCCCCCACCTGAGTATCCCAACCAGAGTGTGCCCGAGACCACCCCTCTGAACCAGGACACCATGGGAGAGTACACGCCCCTGCGGGATGAGGATCCCAATGCGCCTCCTTACCAGCCCCCTCCACCCTTCACAGCCCCCATGGAGGGCAAGGGCTCCCGTCCCAAGAACATGACCCCATACCGCTCACCCCCTCCCTATGTCCCTCCTTAACCCACAAGCGCCTGGGTGGAGGCAGGGTAGGGCAGGGGCCTGGAGACAACACAGTTGTCTGTGGAGACCGGTGGCCTGCAGACCATTGCCCGCCGGGAGCCGACACCTGACCTAGCACACACTGACACATGGGGCCTAGACAAAGCCCACCCTCTCTGGTCCTCCCAAACCCCAAAGCAGCTGGAGAGactttggggacttttttatttttattttttgcctaacagctttttgtttgttcataGAAAATTCTTCGCTGCGTTTTTGATGGCTGGCTCTGAAAGCACTGTTTGAGTAGAGGTAGATAGAGGGAGCGAGGAACCGTGAATGAACTCGCAGGCAGTGCTGGGTGGCCCCCCAGCTCTCTGCGTTTTGCCTTTAACACTAACTGTACTGTTTTTTCTATTCACGTGTGTCTAGCTGCAGGATGTAACATGGAAAACAGTAGCTAAAGATTAAATTCAAAGGACTTTCAAAAGTTAAGGTTaagtttttacatttaatctGCTGTTTACCTAAACTTGTATGTATAATTTTAGGGTGGGTATGGGGAATTGCTTTGCTAAAAATAAGCTCCCAGGGTGTTTCAAACTTAGAGAAGACCAAGGGACAGTATTTTTTATCAAAGGAATCCTATTTTTTCACACTATGTCAACTTGGTTGCTCTGATACCCCAGAGCCTGAAATGGGGGCCTCCTGGCCCTGGCTCAGGGGCCAGGGCCCTGGTGCTGGGTTTGCTCTCCCActgttgccaggggctggaagcTGGAGGGGCCTCTTGGGCCACAgacatccccacctccaccccatgTACACTAGTGGCCCACCACCAAGGGGTCTTCATTTCCATGGAAAAGGACTCCAAGAGTCAGTGGTGGCTGTGGCCCCCAACTTAGGTGCTCCGGGGTGGGCCAGCTGCTCGTGGGGGCGCCTTGGAGGTCGAGGGACTCGACCACatcaacctctttttttttttttttttttttttaaccctccttctgtgttttttttccccttcccaaaAGGAATATCATGGTTTTGGAAACACTCAGTGGGGAACATTTTGGTGAAGATGCAATATTTTTATGTCATGTGATGCTCTTTCCTCACTTGACCTTGGCCGCTTTGTCCCAACAGTCCACAGCCCCACCCTGACCCACCCCATCCCTTTTCTCTGGCGCTCCAGTCCCAGACCTTGGGCCTGAATGACTAGAAAAGGTCTGGTGGCTGGGGAGGAGTGCCAGCAATAGTTCATAGTAAAAATCTGTGGGCTCTCAAAGCTAATTTTTTACTAAAGTTTTTATACAGCCTCaacttgttttattaaaaaaaaagattaaaaatggtgACGCTTACAGCAGTTTGTACAAGCTCTTAGTGTTGATTCCATGGAACTGACGGCTTTGCTCATTTTgattcccccccccaccccttctTTTCATAACAGTTTAAATTTTGGAATTACACTGGggcttcttttgccttttttagcAGAACATCCGTCCATCCATCTGCATCTCTGTCCCATGACTCAGGGGCACCCACTCTGCTTCGATTCGCCTCCTTTGGAAGAAACCATTTTGAGCATGAGTTTTCAATTGATGTCTGAGAGTTATTTTGGGTACCTTTTAGGGAGgaatgccttttgcaataatgTATCCCTTTCCTGAtcgagggtgggtgggtggacccAGGCTCCCTTCGTACATGGAGCAGCTACTTCTAAGCCATATCTGTTTTGCAGAGGATTTGTGTGTGCTGCCTCAGGAGAAGaagaagggcaggaggggaggggtctCCATCCTGTTCTCCAGAGGGAGTTTCTCCTTGCACCTTCTTCCATAgggcccagcccctctcccctgtcccagcTCCCAGCAGGGTACTCTGAAGTGAGTAGTGCCCCTGTGAGGGGAGCCTATAGATGAGGGGTCAGTGGACTGCTGGTGACTGGGCTCATGCTTCTAAGCCCTGGCCCAAACTGGAGTTTCTCTGATGCCCCTGAGACAGGAGCACAAGTGGGACCTGACCTGGTGAGATCATTTCTAATGACcgcctcaaaaaataaacaattcccAATGTTCCAGGTGAGGGTTTTGAAAGGCCTTCCAAATGGCTCCGTTGCTCCTAGCAACCCCACCATTGGGCACTGCCACACAGAGATGTGGCTGGCCCAGAATGGCCTGTTGCCATAGCAACTGGAGGCGATGGGGCAGTGAACagaataacaacagcaacaatgcCTTTGCAGGCAGCCTCCTCCCCTGAGCGCTGGGCTGGTGATGGCCACTGGACTCTGAGATGGAGAGCCAATCTCACATTCAAGTGTTCACCAACCACTGAcgtgtttttatttccttctatatGATTTTAAGATGTGTTTTCTGCATTCTGTATAGAAACATATCAAACTAAATAAAAGCAGTGTCTTTATTACAACGTCACTGCCTCTGAGCATCTATTTCCCTGGCCCTTGGACATGAGTGGTGAGGGGCTCACGTGACAGAAGTGGGGACTCAGCCAGGCCCACTCAGGTGGCTTGATGGCCTCTGCACAAGCTGTACCATTTCTGTGCTGGGAGGGCTGGGTGTGTGCTCCAGAAGCTCTGCCAACATGTAACCCACCCCCTTAGCACCTCTTCTGCTTGTGAGCCAGCTAAGACAAATCTCCTTGatccttagtttcctcatctgtaaggggTAGGTGGTGGCAGAGAAGCCAATGAGACTGggtgtgaggccgggcgcggtggctcatgcctgtaatcctagcactctgggaggccgaggcgggcggattgctcaaggtcaggagttcaaaaccagcctgagcgagaccccatctctactaaaaatataaaaagaaattaattggccaagtaaaaataaatatacaaaaaattagccagccatggtggcgcatgcctgtagctccagctactcgggaggctgaggcagtaggatcacttgagctcaggagtttgaggttgctgtgagcgaggctgatgccacagcacgcactctaccctgggcagcaagtgagactctgtctcaaaaaaaaaaaaaaaagagactgggTGTGAAGGAGGATGGTGGGAAAATTTCTGTCACAGGCTCTCTACCCCAGAGTGTGTCATCCCCTGCACTTTCTGGCCAGTCCAGGTCTCTGTGAAGATGGGGGCCTAGGGATGTCCCTCTCTGCAACTGCACCTCAGCTCCTTTCCCCATTGCCTTGTGGACTTGGACTGGCCGGTCTCCCAGATAATCTCAAGGCAGGTTTGGCATTGGTCTTGGggtgaggagaagagaagaaaggtttCTGGCCAGGTTGCTCTGCTCTGGTTGGCCTGTAGATTTTGGACTCTAAGTGCTTGGTCTGGGGTGGACAGGCCAGCTGGGTAGGCTAAGCATGACTCAGTGCCCAGGAAGGAACAGATGGGTTGTCCTGGGACACTGCTTGGAGTGTGGGAAGTAGAATATGCAGCAGCTGTGTCTTAAGAGGCAGGATCAAGCCATTGGTCACAGAACAACTGGTGTCTCTTCTGGGCTCACCTCTACCCCAGCAGCTCCTTACCAACACCCCACACACAAAACTCTCAGGCTGCCCCTCTGCTCAGAACCAGCAAGACCCAGAGAAGAAACTGGTCCCATATTGCAGATAGAGCTGAGTCCCAGAGTGGGCAGTTGTTGAAGGTCAAAGAATTGTGGAGTTAGGACCTGAATGTATACCACAGTAAGTGTCACTAAAAGCTGTCCTCAGCATGTGTTCAGGGACACCACTCACTCCCTAGAGGCATAGCAGCAGGGGCCCAGGAAATGACCCTGCCCATGCTCTCTTGACCTCAGGAAGCTCTGCTTGATGTCTAACCCAAAGCCGCTGGTTGTAAGGGGAGTTCACTCCTGAGCTTAAGTAAgggcagagaagaaaagaagccaCAAGGACCTCTGACCTCTGTCCACCCTACCTCCTTTGGGGGATAAGGGAATATTTGCTGTTTGGCCTGGCAGGCCGCTGCCCACCAGCACTCCTGCCAGATCCCTGTGACCCTTCCTTGGGGTGAGGGCTGTCTACTCAGGTCTTTGGAGCTGGACAGAAAGTAGTAAGGGAAGAGACAGCAAGGAAGGGACTATCAGACTCGCAGAAATCTGCCTTCCCACCTGCTTCTGACCCAGGGCAAGTTCCTGGGATCTCTCAGGCCTGGCTTCCCCATCTGTGAGCTGGGGACAGTGCTAATCTTTAAGGGCTTCTGAAACACCCTGGGATCTGAGGGGTGGAGTGGAGATAATATGTATCTGCCTGCAAAAGGGGCAGAGGAATCTACATAAAGGCAATGCCTTGGGCCAACCAAAATCCTTGGGACAGTCCTGGGTCAGGGCTGTTGGCGGGAGAATCTTGTGTATCTAGGAATGTGTGGTCAGCCTGACCCTCTAGAATACTACCAGTTTAGTGGGGACTAGAGGCTCCACACTACTTGCCTCATTGCAGCCCCAAACctggaacccccccccccccgccttgtTCCCAACAGGCTGAACAAGCTCCTAGGAGAGGTCCTTTCCCAGCTCTTCTAAAGCATGGATGGCACAACTTTGCAAGCATCAGTCTTTTAGGGTGAGCTTCATCTCTATTTCTAtatcttaaaaattcaaattggCTGGTGGCTTACTCCTTTTCTTGCTTTACTTACCTTCTTGACCACTATCCTGAGGCAAGGTGATttaggcccagagaggtcaagggaGTTAGTTGGTCTGCCAGGTTTTGCAGTTGGTGTGACacctgttcaatttttttttttttttttttagtagagtctcactctgttgcctgggctagagtgccatgacatcatcctagctcacagcaacctcaaactcctgggctcaagcaatccttctgcctcagcctcccaagtagctgggactacaggcacgtgccaccatggctggctaattttttctatatatttttagttggccaattaatttctatttttagtagagacagggtctcactcttgctcaggttggtttcaaactcctgaccttgagcaatcctcctgactcggcctcccagaggttGCCTGTTCAATTCTAAGTGTGAcccaaacacttttttttttctgactataaaatTGTGTTCCCGTTGTAGAGCAGCAAAGAATTACTTGAAGCCTCTGCTGAGGGATGCTTTTCCCTATGGGGACTTAGAGGAGTAGATAGGGCAAGAGGTTCCAAATGAGGGTGTCCATCAGCTGGGGTTGGGGTGCTCCTGCAGGAGGAACCCGCCTGACAGCAGCCTGGGGCATGGGCAGCACGGATACTTGGCTTTTGGGGCATTTGCTAGCCCCCCTGCCCCAGCTTTGGTGGAGGTGACCCTAGAGCCTCAGCTGGGATGGAGGGGGAGTTGATCTGTCCACGTCCCTGTGGAAGGCTTCTTGTGGCCCGACCCAGGCTCCTGGGCAGGTTCGGGGTGGGTTAGGGGCACCTTTCAACCTTCGTAATGGCTCAAAGGTGTTCTTTAGGGGAGCCTAGCCGTGGACTGCAGCGGCTCTGGGCCAAAGAGGGGGACGGTGTCCGCCGACTCCCAGGAGGTGGCGCCAGAGGATTA is a window of Microcebus murinus isolate Inina chromosome 1, M.murinus_Inina_mat1.0, whole genome shotgun sequence DNA encoding:
- the DAG1 gene encoding dystroglycan 1, yielding MSVALSLLLPLWGRTFLLLLSVAMAQSRWPSEPSEAIRDWENQLEASMHSVLSDLHEAVPTVVGIPDGTAVVGRSFRVTIPTDLISSSGEVIKVSAAGKEALPSWLHWDPQSHTLEGLPLDTDKGVHYISVSAARLGANGSHVSQTSSVFSIEVYPEDHSEPQSVRAASPDPAELVSSACAADEPVTVLTVILDADLTKMTPKQRIELLHRMRSFSEVELHNMKLVPVVNNRLFDMSAFMAGPGNAKKVVENGALLSWKLGCSLNQNSVPDIHGVEAPAREGTMSAQLGYPVVGWHIANKKPPLPKRIRRQIHATPTPVTAIGPPTTAIQEPPSRIVPTPTSPAIAPPTETVAPPVRDPVPGKPTVTIRTRAIVQTPTLSIIQPTRVSEAGTTIPGQIRPTMTIPGYVEPTAVATPPTTTTKKPRVSTPKPAMPSTDSSTTTTRRPTKKPRTPRPVPRVTTKAPITRLETASPPTRIRTTTSGVPRGGEPNQRPELKNHIDRVDAWVGTYFEVKIPSDTFYDNEDTTTDKLKLTLKLREQQLVGEKSWVQFNSNSQLMYGLPDSSHVGKHEYFMHATDKGGLSAVDAFEIHVHRRPQGDKAPARFKAKFVGDPGPVVSDIHKKIALVKKLAFAFGDRNCSTITLQNITRGSIVVEWTNNTLPLEPCPKEQIMGLCRRIAEDDGKPRPTFSNALEPDFKAMSISVMGSGSCRHLQFIPVAPPRRVPSEAPPTEVPDRDPEKSSEDDVYLHTVIPAVVVAAILLIAGIIAMICYRKKRKGKLTLEDQATFIKKGVPIIFADELDDSKPPPSSSMPLILQEEKAPLPPPEYPNQSVPETTPLNQDTMGEYTPLRDEDPNAPPYQPPPPFTAPMEGKGSRPKNMTPYRSPPPYVPP